Genomic segment of Sebastes umbrosus isolate fSebUmb1 chromosome 22, fSebUmb1.pri, whole genome shotgun sequence:
tccagaaacatcataaataatagtaaaacactgacacggaacattttactgcatgatgaatacttttacttttcatactttacaCGCATTTTGCTGATTATTCAGTTAATTTACAACCGGAAGTAACCACGTGTTGTCCTTCTTCACTGGAATGAATAGGGAGCAAATAGCGTTTGCATGCTATTATTGTGAACGTAGAGTGACAGCAGCACATGAACCGAGTTACTAAATGCTGTGTCAAACTTCCAGCTGTTCCAGAGGATGTGTTTTCAGTGAAGACTGTCGTGTTCGAGTGGTCTGCATCTTGCCCCAGTGATTGGACTGAGTTCAGTGGTCGCTGTTTCCTCTACGTTCAAACAGCCAGGACCTGGGCTAATGCTGAGGTAATCAGCTGTTCAGTGCAGAATGCTTCTACGCTGCGTCCATTCTGCTGTTACACATGTTGTTAATTGAcatatttctgtctttgcaTTACTTGATATGTAATGTGTAATTTGTGTGTCTCCACACAACTCCACTCTTTCTATCCTTTATAGAAACAATGTCAGGACTATGGTGGAAACCTTGCATCAGTGCACAGCCTCGATGAGCAGCAATTTATTCAGGGTTTGATACTGAGTATCACTGAGAAAAATGCACTGACATGGCTCGGAGCCTTTGATGCACAACAGGTATGTCACTGATTAAACACAATGTAAAGCAACAAATTAAAAAGCGTGTTTAAACCATACTGTCTATTGTATTCTGATCTTCTAGGAGGGTTTATGGCTCTGGAGTGATGGTACGTCTTTTAAGTTCGACTACTGGGATCAAGGACAGCCTGATAATTATAATGGGGATTCACATTGTATGGTGATGAACTATTcaggtaaatatatatatatagcttgaGAAACGTTTTTTCCTGAGGTCTTAGCAGGGTTTTGGTTAAAGAATTATCAATGCAGACATCAGTACAAGTGATGATAATGGTTGGTAGTTTGGTTTCCAACGGACAAGGCACATTAAACTAACTATTGGACAACTGACAATATAtcattgtattatatatatatatatatatatatatatatatatatatttattgataaacctctaaaaaaaatTCACTGTCCTCTCTAGTTTTTGTGcaaaattttaaaatatttagtatttGGCCTCATTAGATACATAGTTTTTATGGTTCATTGATTGTCTGAGAAAGCAGACAATTTATCCCTAAATAACTCCCTCTGTTTTTTTACAGATCGTAAGAAATTTGACGATCAGCCTTGCTCTGTCCTAAGGCCGTCCGTCTGCGCCAAAATGCCATGATATCTCTTTGGATAACAGAGGAACATGCAGTACCTATCACAACCACAGGAGTGTTGGGTGGATGTGTGATTATCTGTGTCTTCATCATCTGTAGCCTCTTGCATGTAGTAATCTATACTTCTTTCCTGTTACTGTTAAACTACTTAATGAATGTTGCCTGTTTGGCCTTTTCATTCTGGAGTGTTCTTCTTATCTTCTACACAATTAAAAGACTCAAGCATTGAAAAAAAGCCAGTCTGTGAGCCTCATGATTGCACACAGGAGAATCTCCATCACACAGTGAGGCTGAACATGCAGTTTGAGTTTTGTCAACAGGAAAAAAGGTGAAAGAAGAAGTTGAGCTTCatagtttttaattaaaaacacatatacaaatacactgtactgtatattcagtTATTATCTAAAACGGGTTCATGCTATCTTAAAGCCACTGAAATACAACtgtatgttcttttttttttctgctacagcatgtgtatatactgtttatatagaCAACCTAAACTAAAATTAGAGACTGTTAAAACAAGCGTCAGAAAGACCTCTACCACTATGATCCTATTTCTAGGAGTTGTTTCAACACCTTCTACcacctattttatttataaaccGAGAGCTTACAAGACGATTGCCCTCAGAGTGTCAAAAACGGCACGTTCATTAATCTGCCGCCTATAACACTCAAGGATCAGTATCACGGTTGCTAGCGATCCCGTAGCTCCCGAGAGAAACGGCTAGTTCTCAGTGTGAACGTCCCGTTGTTATCGTAGTACCCCCAATCTGAACTCCTCCTCGGCTATTAGCCGGCTCTGTTCTCGACTTGGAGTAAACTATGTTATTAAACTACTGGCCTACTGTTAGATCTATTCAAAGCGATCAATCAAACATGAAGTTACATCTTTAACTCTGTTCACTGATTCTCCCTTTAATAACATAACAGCATGGCCTCGGTATTTACTTCATCTCAGTAATGTTTGCCGTAGTGCGGAGAGCACTGAACTTACCTCTCGGAGCATCAGGAAAGCGAGCCTCGAAGCGGTTCAACTTCATGTGTTATATACATGTACTCTGCCCGCAACTCTGCACCAGCTCAGAACAGAAGCACCCTGTCTAAGCAGATGTTTTCCTGTTTGCAACAGTTGCTTTTCCTGTTTACCTGTTGCTTCTGCAAACTTGTGGTTTTTGCACCTGCCTTGCACACAGTTAACACACGAACATGAACTTTACTTGGCACGCTAAGTTCACCAAAAAGAGAGATAAACGCACACACCTTACATGTTTGAAGCACGTGCGATTTACCTACGCAGTTACAAATGCACatcaaaatgcttgtttttttggatATAAAAATCACATCTAGTAAAACATAAAGATAAAACTCAAAAGTAAAACCTTCCTTATTCTTATCAAATCTTTTCTAAGAACTGTTTAGCTCTTCAATTTTCAAGGCCTCATTCCCTCATCGTCCACATCATAGAAATCACACAGTAAAATATAATGAATCACCTTCAAAGTAACTCAAGACGAGTAGTTTTCAAAATGGTGAATGGACATAATGAAATTGAATATTGTTGAAAATGATCAAATGGTTATATGGTTAAAGGTGGtcaaatgataaaaaacaacacatgcaaCTATCACATGTGTCAACAAAACTCAGCTTATGACAGTTTCAAATTAAACAAGCTTTTCTTAAATTGGTACTGGCAGTTATTTGTCAGTGCACATTTCTTTTAAGGAGTTTTTAACCCCTCAgttacttttattgttttttgggtttttttagtttgttttttaatcaataatCATGTTCAATTATATTGACTGGGCCCTGTTGAAATGCATTTCTCCTCCTATCCTTTCAACaagacaaactaaaaaaaaccaCACAGTACTACTCTTGTGTTTGTCAGAGCTGCGGGTTGCTTTCCTTCAGGCATCTTCCATCAGCTCTGGAGTCATTTGAGAGGAAGTTTGATTACACCGGCCTCTCCAGAGAGGAGCGTTTATAGGATCAATACCCTTTAATTGATATGATGGAAGACGCTGTTGtaaggcaggaagtgaaaacatATTGCGGGAaatttcctctgtgtgtgtaacatttcgggggttCTGTTGGTAGAAACggaatattatattcatcacgattaatcgcatgatcatccatgattaatcgccattatcgcaaattaatctcatattttgtatctgttcaaaatataccttaaagggagttggtcgaatatttaatactcttatcaacatgggagtgggcaaatatgctgctttatgcaaaaatatgtacatatttattattggaaatcaattaacaacacaaaaaaatgggaaatattgtccagaaaccctcataggtactgcatttagcataacaagtATGctcaaaatcataacatggcaaactgcagcccaacaggcaacggcaggtgtcagtgtgtcagtgtgctgacttgactatggcttgcccccaaactgcatgtggttttAGTCACGGATGAGCCCCCTACTTTGTTACACCCCTgcaggtcaagggacacctttgaaaatggccatgacagtttttcctcgacaacatttagcgtaagtttggagcgttatttaacctccttcatgacaagctagtatgacatggttggtaccgatggattccttgtgaatgtgattttttttactattttctgacatttcatagagcAAACAATACATTGATTTATTGgtctgcagattaattgataatgaaaataattgttagttgcagctaggaagagaaaagagagtcATTCTGATACAAAAACCACTCAACTCACTATTTGGCAAACTGAAAGAGATAACTGAACAATGAATTCAGAGACACTGGATGAGaacttccatccatccatcttcaatcCCTTATCCGGGTttgggtcgcgggggcaacagctccagcaggggaccccaaacttccctttcccgggccacattaaccagctctgattgggggatcccgaggcgttcccaggccagtgtggagatataatctctccacctagtcctgggtcttccccgtggtctcctcccagttggtcgtgcctggaacacctcccaagggaggcgtccagggggcatccgtactagatgcccgaaccacctcaacttgctcctttcgacgcaaagaagcagcggctctactccgagtccctcacgaataactgagcttctcaccctatctctaagggagacgccagccaccctcctgaggaaacccatttcggccgcttgcacccgcgacctcgttctttcggtcatgacccaaccctcatgaccataggtgagagtaggaccGAAGATGAGAACTTGTaaattgtatttgttatttctttattttattactatatTCACCCATTTTGTGAGAACAACACCTCTGCTGTCATTTACGACTGacaactgtttttgtttataaTTTTAGTTTGAAGAGCCTAAAACAGCGTTGACACGATTCTGGTGAGATCACAATAAACTTTACTATATAATAAACTGATTCAGACACCATCAAGACGTCAGCTGTAAAATCACTGATTGTTGAAATAAAACCTTGATTGATACAAACTCCtaacttgtgtctttttttatatcaaaatgtgCTTTTTAACTTGCCAGCACTTATTTCAGACACAAATTTCCAtcaagtttatatatatatatatatatatatatatatattggtgaCATTTTTGGTGCTATGTTTTTGATATTCTAACTATTGCTCTAGAGATCAAGGTACAACTATGCCCTCTTCTGGCAATTTTTGGAATGCCAACTTCAATCTTTAAAATTATATAAGAAAAGGACATAACTGCCTTTACCACTCTTTTGGAGCGTTGTAGAATGCTTTCTGCCTGGAAATCTCCTATTGGGATGTAAATATGCACTCAGAGGATGTGATGATCATGTCGCTAAGAAATGGCATCCTTTAATTTTTCATATTATAGCAACCTCTCTGTGTTGCTTCATAAATGAGACTCACCTGTTAAGTCAGTTGTATTAATTTACCTGCTCATGTGTCTTTCCCTTGTCTGTCTAATTGATACCGTACTGCAgttttacagtatatttactgCATATTTATCTGCTTGGGTTGTTTAGATGTTTGGAtacaccttgttttttttttctgtatattaTACTTTTGAATCTTGTATACCACATCATACATATCTGCCaataaaaagttttttattttttttattttttttttactttatcagCAATCAAGATGTTTTTAAGATTTCAAAACACATTATCATGTTAGGagacaattacatttttatatacataatTCATTTGATTAATATCCTAGCAAAATACTATATCCATAAAATTATATGGTTTAAAGACTTCCCTCCTTTTATACTTTTCAAGAtactaattttaaaatgtacttgactactattgaaaacttaaaactcaaaaattataattgggcaaaaactattagattgttttttttggtttatttatttatttatacattttcctTTCCCTGCacttattatttgttgtataatttattttatatttttattatttttatactgtggtatATATTTACTGcaatttttataatgaaaaactGGAACATTTATTCTTTATGTAACAACTGTATTGAATTCtctatagaaaaaaaagaacgtATATTTCAagagtgaaagtcaattgttcgttccattacataacatttataataataataataatatgttcaTTTTTAGGTGAAGTAAAGGGGGTCAGGAATCACCCATTTCCTAGTGATGTTTTTTCTACAAGTAGATATCAGAACACTAAATAAATATTCGTTGAAGTatgtaattatttcatatttattctatttatttattgaattaccagaaaacatactatattttgatatacagtatatcattatcgagatatgaaataaCCAATATTGTGATAGAAAATTTAGGCCACATTGCCCAGCCCTATGTGGTTATATTAGAAAAtaagcaccatggacagcacccATATCGGGCTAGGGTTACCTGAATATATGAGATTATGATTGTTTATAATGGGGCTGTAGGgagtgttatttttttatattcaaagtTATATTTAGATTTTCTAATGAAGCCTGAATATCTGTTAATAAAagttcatgtctttttttgtttgcagcAAACTGGAcagcaaacagtttttgaccgcagagaaaaagttgtttttgaaaggcaaGGCAAgccagctttatttgtatagcacatttcaacaacagggaaattcaaagtgctttacataaacattcaagaacattgcgacaaagtgcaaaagaacattaagacataattaaaacagttataaaaacataaaaacataaaaacattaaagattagaaaataaaaacaagctaaaaataaaagctaggatagaagctaaaatagaatcaaacacaaaagagtaaaagctctagtgcagtatcagatcattatctggtttaattaaaggcagcagcaaaaaggaaagttttaagctttgttttaaaagaagtgagagttgtagcggtcctgcaggtttctgggagcttgttccaaatatttgatgcaaaaaaactgaaggctgcttctgcatgtttagttctgactctggggacactaagcagacctgatccagaggacactaagcagacctgatccagatgacctgagaggtctggatggttcagaacatagcagaagatcagaaatgtattttggccctaaaccatttagtgctttgtaaaccagcagcagtatgttgaaatcaattctctgagtgacagggagccagtgtagagacctcagaactggactgatatgatccactttcttggtcttagtgaggactctagcagcagcattctgaatcagctgcagctgtttgatcgattttttaggaagactagaagcattattaatattttttgggacatggtttggctggcaaggaatcaatgctaaatttgataaatttGCACAATCAGTAAAAATCTTCCTGTTGCTTCGCAGATTCACCATTCTTTTTCTACTACTTATTAGAACTGAGATAGAAGAAGCTCTCATCACACAGGGCCCCATcttatcctggaaacagtcacgtgtatcattagccttgaagcctggacccagcacatatcaatctgtgcttgcaacattttgtaaaggaacATCCTTATCAGGCTGCGGAGACAGAGGCTTATTCAATcgtggaggggatggaggtggtGGGTGTCGTGTTTGTGGAGATGGTGCCAAAGTTGTTCGAGGTTGACGCCGAGGGGGGATTatgggagagaaaatgggtgtagggCAGGGAGTACGTTTAGTTCCAGCATTGACCAGCTCCTTCATGTGGTCAGTGAACTcaaagaggggggaggagggagaaagggtgaCAAGCGAGGAGGAGGACGCCTCCTCTCGTCTCTGCTGTATCCCAGGGCTGGCTTGTGGTGGGGGGTGAAATGATTCTTCTTGAAGTCCCCTGGCACATTGTGTTGTATCTTCCTCCAGTGGTGATTCCTCTTGTCTCGCGTCCTTGGCAGAGGGAACAGATGAATGACGCAGGAAGTAGAATAGGTTGGAGTTGAACAATTTTACTCCTGACTTGTTTAGACAGAGTCCATCTGCCTTGAATAGATGTCTACggtcccaaaaaaagttaaaattgtcaataaaatgcactgagtggGATTTGCATGCTGTTGAAAGCCAAGTGTTCAGTCCCAGCAACCTCCTGAATCtctgaaaggctaaatgccagtAAATATGcattgaaacagaatatttctaaagataaaaacatattgtgaattttggaaatgattacatctttttttctatattttttaaatatatatatatatatatgtatgtacatatatgtgtgtgtgtatggaataaacatgttttattttaacagttaataataattgttattaattataataaccaGGTAATGTTTTTTAAGGTAAAATTAGCATTTGGTCAAGAAAGAATTTCGGCATTTTCTGGCAATAATTTTGTCTTCTTCTAGAATTTCCTTGTGATTATTATGAATGTATTACACTGATATTACTCCATGTTTATTGTGACAAATTCTACCCCATAATGACTAGCTTAGTACTATTATTATTCTCACTATAATTCcccatgaaatatttttttgacccatccagtAAAGGTGACCGTTTCTCTacactgtggtgtgtgtgtgactgtaattaccttgtgttttcttttcaaacgtggctcttttatttgtttgttttggatcTGTTCCCTAGTTCAGTACAATTTCCAGACGAGGAAGTATGAATGCGAATCATAGAGATAACAGCcattgaaattatttttcaacctgtATTTACACACGGTAGGTATAAATGAGAGGGAATGGTCTTTTTCAGCAGCACCCTGCTCCACGTGAATACAGTTACAAACATTTTGCACCTGGacatctgcagctcctcttggGCCTTGGGGCTAAAAGGTCATTCCACTCTCACTTACCTCTGATAGTGTGCAGACAGTTTTAGTTCTCAgtctctttattttattatctagaGTAACTAGAGGACGTTGAttctggttgttgttgttgagagaACTACACTGTACCTGATGTGTTTCACTTCATCATTTGATATGATACTTTAATATCTATGTTTCAATCTTATGTGTCATGCTTCACCATTTCTCTGCCAAGAAAGACAAGAATTTCACCGTCTCATTGCTCGAACTTTGTTTATCTATCAAAGTAACCAACAGAGTGGCAAGTGGTGTTCTGATGACCCTGTACAAATACAGCAGCCATTGATTTTATCACAAGGGGGGAGTACGTTGAGATATTTATTGAAAACAAAGATTTAGATAATTCACAGTATATAAGAGCTTGTGTTTCTCTTGTTCAGCACCTCCACACAGGAAGGCTGACGCTACAAGCTGAGAGACAAGAAAGAAGATAATCCTGCAGAAGGTCGGCTTCATCTCTCTTATCATCATCTCTACTTCCTCTAATGGACTCTAGTCCTCACGTTCTTCAGAAGTTTAACTCTCACGTCTGTTTCTCTTTGTTGAAGATCATTttgaccatcatcatcatcatcatctcatccACGAAGATGCTGACTGTATCTCTACTTGTCTGTGCCATGATGGCTCTGACCAGAGCTGATGGTGAGTGTTGACTTGTACAtcttgtactttttactttacagattacaaTTTGTCTTATCCAACAGtttatataaaggagttaaaattagcacagccttaaacatctacagctggagatgttccgatacctgaacttgcggttcAGGTTCAGTTCTTGCAAGTATTTGTACTCTTTTACGTACATCCTTGTACCTTGTTTAACAGATTTTAGCAGCTTGCTATTTAGTAACCCCCCACAAACAAGCGTGCAGGAGACCAGTGAGAAAGACGTTGTGTGTTCAGCTCTCAGTACCTTTGTACTTTGTAGCTGCTGGTgatgaaaacccaacatttcctgattttgctgcttcatagtaaaagcttttaaataaaaatacaatggcCATTAGTCACAGCTGTTGTAATGGAGACGTAAATCCCTGCCGTGCTGGGGTGACGCGCCGATTCAGGTATGGAAAAAAACCCtacaagacacgggaacttggcttgtgtcttgaggagttgtagcatttattcaccgacgacagcctaaactgtacacacactgcaacgCTACGCTCACAGCTATTACGGCTGACTTCATCTCACTGTCActtcgtcacacacacactcgctccttcgctctctttgtctctctcttgaCCGCAAACACGACACTTGCTAAcgttaagcacacaacctaTGCACTGAGTTATTTcttaaaggagtttgctacttgtataatacagtttagattaaaaaacatcttaaaaatgcaTAATTCTCCGATGCTTTGGCCTGGTGGGGAGTCATTTCAGGCTGGCGGAAACCCTGGTATCGAATCAGttcatagactggcgtactcgttGATTCCCGATCCCGAATTTTTGCCAGTATTGGACAcatttctgatactggtatcggtatcagaacaactctatctactaaaagtaaaatgtaTGGAGCTATTTtctatctttgtttttatttactcctatttatttatgtatttatttgcattcattttaaaatgtatttatttattttgcatttacttctttatttatttacttttgcatttattttttatatttatttttaaatgtgtgtatttatgtatttatttctgcatgattttccctttgcatttcttCATTGTAGAaagaaatatgcaaataaatgtataaagaaaagaatagagAAACAAATAAgtttagggaaataaataaggggtcaATGCAatgggaaaatcatgcagaattaaatgcataaatacatgaactaatacacacatttaaaaataaataaaaaatgaatgcaaatataaataaataaatagaaaaaaaatagaaaaataaataaatacattttgaaattcataaaaataaatacattaataaagtaAAGGAAAATCAAACAGAAGCAAGAGTGTGGATTTACAAATGTAGAGTGTGACAGCCTGAGTGTGAGGAGAAGGGCTGAAGCTGGAGTGCATGAAATttgtgcaagcaacaatatatcttgAGTGCAAGCATACAGTTTGAGCAGAAGCAGAACAAATTTAAGCGCGAGTAGGGGCTATTTGAGTGTGAGGACAGGGTTTTGAGGGAAAgcat
This window contains:
- the LOC119481471 gene encoding ladderlectin-like isoform X5; this encodes MLTVSLLVCAMMALTRADAVPEDVFSVKTVVFEWSASCPSDWTEFSGRCFLYVQTARTWANAEKQCQDYGGNLASVHSLDEQQFIQGLILSITEKNALTWLGAFDAQQEGLWLWSDGTSFKFDYWDQGQPDNYNGDSHCMVMNYSDRKKFDDQPCSVLRPSVCAKMP
- the LOC119481471 gene encoding ladderlectin-like isoform X6, with product MLTVSLLVCAMMALTRADEDVFSVKTVVFEWSASCPSDWTEFSGRCFLYVQTARTWANAEKQCQDYGGNLASVHSLDEQQFIQGLILSITEKNALTWLGAFDAQQEGLWLWSDGTSFKFDYWDQGQPDNYNGDSHCMVMNYSDRKKFDDQPCSVLRPSVCAKMP